The sequence below is a genomic window from Palaeococcus ferrophilus DSM 13482.
AGGCCACGGTCTCAAGGTCGTTTATGGCCGCCCTGAGGTCACCGTTGGAGCGCTGGGCTATGAGCTTTATCACCTCTCCGGGGACTTCGAGGTTCTCTGCCTTAACGATGCGCCAGAGGGCCTTCATAATGTCCCTCTGAGTGAGCTTCTTGTACTCCACGAGGAGCGACTTGTTGCGTATCGCCTGGGGGACGAACCAGTATTTGTTGGCCGTCATTATTATGGGGTTCTGGGCCTTGTCAATGAGCCTCGCTATCTCCCCCGCGCCGCTTGACTCCATGTTGTCGGCCTCATCGAGGAGTATGAGCTTCCTCCTCCTGCCGAAGACGTCCATGGTATATGCCGCTCCAACGTAGCGCTTTATCTTCTCCGTCGTCCTCTCGTCGCTGGCGTTTAGCTCTATAACCTCAAAGCCGTATTCGTTGGCGAGGGCATAGACGGTGGCCGTTTTCCCGACTCCCGGCGGCCCGTAGAGGAGGAGGGCCTTTTTCTTGGGTCTTCCTCTGAGCCAGCTCTCCATCCACTCCCTCACTTTGGGGAGTGCCTTGGCCTGGTTAACCAGTTCGTCGAGCCTCCGCGGCCTGTACTTCTCTGTCCACGGGAGCATAGGCATCACTTACCCATGAGAGTGAACTGAGCGAGGAGGGCTTCAAGCTGTATCATCTCGTGGGCACCCTCAACGAGGCGGAAGTTGTACTCACCAATCTTGTCCGCCAGGGCAACTTTCTTGGGCTCGCTTATCGGGAGGTTGAATACCTCCTTGTGCATCTGGATGATTACGTCTTCACCGCTGAGCCCCTGCTTGAGGAGTATCTCCCTCAGCTTGTCCCTCGCCTTGAGGAAGTTCCCTTCAAGGGCGAGCTTCATCATCTCGCGCACGTCCTCGGGCCTTGCCCTGCTCGCCACTGTGAAGACGTTCTCGTCGGTTATCTTCGTGTCGAGCGCTGCCGCGGCCTGGAGGACGTTTATGGCCCTCCTCATATCTCCCTCTGCCACGTAGAGGAGCGCCTCAAGCCCCTCCTCCGTGAGCTCGAGCCCCTCGTTTTCAGCTATGTACCTTATGCGCTCCGCTATGGCATCGTCGTTGAGGGGCCTGAAGCGGAAGATGGCGCATCTCGACTGTATCGGCTCGATGATTTTGGAGGAGTAGTTGCAGTTGTGGCTCACGAGGCCGTTTGATATGAAGCTGTGGTCAGAGGCGCAGGTGACGTCGTAGACGTCCATGTAGCCGAGCTCCTCCTTTTTGACCACTCTCTCCACGACATAGTCCCCGCTAACGCGCTCCCTCATGAACTCCTCGAAGGTCATGAAGTCCCTCGTCAGGCCGATGTGGACTCCTTTGAGCCTGTTGACGACGAAGTCCCTCTTAACTCCAAGCATCTTGGCGGCATGAGTTGGGTTGGTCTTTGCGGCGAGCTCCACGGCCTCCTCCGCCATCTGAGGAAGTATTATCTCCTTGTAGGCCATCTTTATCCTGAGGTACTCTCCAGCAACTCTGGCGTAGCTGTCCTTGACGTAGGTGTAGCCGACCCTCGTCAGGAACTTCAGGTAGTTGGAGTCGTTAGGAGTGACGATGAGCCTCACAATGAACCTGTCCCCCATCGGGCTCACTATCACCTTTGAGTCCACATCGAACTCCCTAAGGAGCTCCGCCAGGTCGTTGAAGAACTCGGTGGTCTTCTCAAGGCTCTCCCTCGCGGCGCGCATCTCAAGCTTTATCCCGTTGAAGTTGTACTTTTCGGGGTAGGGCTTGGTTCCATCAGCGGCGAAGAGGCCTCTCAGGAACTCCCTCTTGACGAACAGGGTACCCTTCTTTATCCACTCCGGAACGCGGTAGCCTTTCTTTGTCTTGTTCCCGACCTCAACACCCCAGAAGCGCATGAGGGCGTGAAAGGCCCTGCTGTCAACGTAGAGCATGTGTATCTTGCCCTCCACCTTCCTTCCCCTTATCTCGGAGGAGGATTCGCGCTCTATGATCTCCGAGGGTTTTAGACCGAGCATTCTGAGGTCTTTCGCCAGTGCCTCAAGCTCCTCCCTTGAGGAGTTGAACCATATTCTTGTGCCACCCTTGGCGAGGTGGCCGTCGCCAAGAAGGAAGCCGAGAATCCTCGCGAGGACTCCAGCTTTTTCGTCGTCGTACCTGACAAGCCACTTCTCCTTAACCTCACGGAGCAGGTGGTATGCCGGTCCGTCGAGTTTACCCGCGAGGAGCTGCTTAACTGCCCCATAGCTTATCCTTATCCCGAACTCCCTCTCAAGGATCCTCTTGACGTCTGCCGCGTTCCTGAGGGGAACCCCATCGCGGAGCTTTCTTACGAGCTGGCTCTTCCCTTCTATCCTTCTCTCAACGTAGCCCTTCTCCCCAAGGCTCTTGAGGAGCTGGTTCACCCTTACCCTTGAGAGCCCCACATTCTTCTGGATTTCCTCCCTCGGTGTCCACTCCGCTGGAATTTCCCGCAGTATTTCAGCTTCCCTCTCCGTGAGGCCCCTCCCCATCTCCGCCTTCAGCTCAAGGGCCCTCGCTAGGACTCTCTCCTTATCCTTTGTAGTCAGTTCCCGGAAGCTCTTCGCCTCTCCGAGTGGCTTCTTTCCGTTCTCAAGCTCCAACCTGGTTGTGAACTCGTAAAACTCCCTGAGGTCGATGATCGGCTCGGGACTGACCTCGTAGGGAGTACCCTCCAAGGTGGGCTTCACGAGGACTTCGCTGCCCTCCTTGAGGTCGTAGGTCTGGGCCCAGCCCGAGGGAGTCAGGAACATGTGGTCGCCCGTTGCCTCTATCACCCTTCCGCTTTCAAGGGTCAGCCTGAAGACCGGGTGGCCGATTATCTTTGAGTTGAAGGCAACCGCCGCTATAACCGTGTCCCTTCCCTTCTTGTTTGAGACCTCCTTAACGAGGCCGTCCTCATAGAATCTCAGGAAGTCCTTGATCTTGACTTCCCTCTCGTCGGGGGTGTATATCTTCGTGTCGCCGGTTACACAGCTGAGAATAAACCTCACGTTGTTCGAGAACATCTCCATCGTCCTTCTGAGGGCCTGCTGGGCGTCCTGGGTGAGGGCGTCAGCTTCATCGAGGAAGATTATCTTGAAGCTCGCCCCGGCGACGGGCTTCGTCCTCGCGAACTCCTTCACCTTCTCCCTGATGACGTTTATGCCCCTTTCATCGGAATTGTGGAGGAGAACTGGTACATCTCCAGCGAAGAATGTCTCGTTGCCCGGTACGCTGACGTCGTAGACGAAGTCGTTGTACTCGACGACCTCTATCTTTCTTATAGCGAGGGCGTGGAGGTCGGTCTGGGCGAGCTTCCTGAGGGTCTCGTAAATCCTTCTTCCTTTGTCATCCAGTTTCTCAACGTTGACCATATTGAGAACCTTTCTGAGAACTCTCTTACCAACCCTCTTCTTACCCTCGTAGAGCTGGTGTCTGAACTCGTAGCGCCAGTTGCCCTCGATGGCGTCCTCTATCCTCAGGAGCATCCCTATTATCGGCTCAGCCGGGAGGAGCTCCGCCTTGGCCCACTTCATTCCGCCCTTCCAAATGAGTCTTGCCTCTCTCTCGAAAAGGCTCGCCTCTATTCCCGAAATCCTCGCCAGCCAGACGGTGTCTATCAGCATGTCCCTTGAGACCGAGGATACCCTAACGACGCTCTTCCACTCGCCGCTGCCGTCGCCGTCCGCCAGCCCTTTGAGGAACGCTATTCTCTCCTCAAGAGGCGCTTCGAAAATAAAGCCCGGAATCCTCTTGTTTCCAGCCCTCCTTCCGCGGCCGTCGTAGAAGTTTTCCTCGAAGAATCTCGCCAGCTGTGTGCTGAGGAGCCTCACCTGATAGGCACTCTTCCTCGAGCGGTCGAAGCCAGACGTGGTGTGGTTCTCGTAAACGCTTACCCCAAGCCCCTCCGCGAACTCTCTAACCCTGTCTATGAGCTCTCCCTCGTGGCTTCCAAGGGTGTAGATTACCTGCCCAGAAGTCGTCCCCCTGAATCCAATGGCCCCCTCCGCCGCGTAGAGGCCCATCATGTAGGTGAGCTCATTATTGAGAGAGATCTCCCCAAAGGTTCTAACCCTTGCGCTCGGCTTTACGGTGTAGTCGGTTAAGTTGAGCACGTTAAGGAAGCCCGGAACGCTGGAGACGAAGCTCAGCAGATAGGAGCCTTCCTTAAGCTCGCTCGCCTTTACGCTCTCGAGCCCATTCTCGGTCAGAACCATTACCGAGTGGTTTCCAGTGAGCTCGAGCGTTCCTCCTCCCTCAAGGTGAACCCTCAGGATCACTGGGACGCGGTGGCGGATTATCTTGCTCACCATCGCCCATCTGACTTTGTAGTTCTCGTCAACCGTGAGGACTTCGAGGTTTTTGGCGTCTTTGTAGGCAACCTCTCCGTCGCTCCCATCGAAGAAAATCTTATCCAGCTCTGCGAAGGTGGTCCTCATGACCTCTCCCTTCAGCCTCACGAGTATCGGCGTGTCCTTTGAAACGGAGGCGTTAAGTTCGAGGAAGTTGTGCCCCCAGTGCTCCCCGAATAGCTCCCTCGCGAGGGCCAGAGCGGATGTGGTGTTGTGAACCACCGTTGGCATGTTCCCGGCAATGAAGTTGTGGTATCCGGGAACGTGGAGGTCGTAGATGATGAAATCACCCTTAAGTTCTTCCACTTCGGTTATCTCATCCCAGTAGAGCTCGTTCTGGGAGAGGAAGATCAGGTAGGCTATTCCCTCTTTGAGCTTTTCATCGGAGAGGATTTCCCCTATTAGTTCAAGCTCGATTTTCCTTATCTTTTCGAGCCCTTCAATCTTCTCTGTGTTGCTCTCAAGAATTATCCTCACGCTGGAGTTCCAAGTGCCGAGTTTTCTCCCGATTTCGGCGTAGCTTGAGTACTTCTTTGCGAAGAGCCTCATGGCCTCGATCGTAGGTTCAAGGTCAATTCCGAGAGCCTTTGCTATCTTGAGGTAGTTCCTCAGGCTCGGCTTCCTCTTGCCCTTTACGTACTCAAGGAGCCTGTCGGCCCTAATCCCAGTCTTTTCTGCTAGCTCTCTCCTTCTCTCGGCAACTTCGCTCCAGTCTATGAGGATGCTCCTTGACATGGGCTCCTTCAGCTTCTCAATCTCATCAAGACGGTAGTAGATTTCCTTCATCAACTCCCAAGAGATTTCCCTTGCCTTCCTGTGGCTCCAGCTCCTCTTATCGTCGGAGAAGTTCAGCCTGAGCCTGTCCCTGACATAGGATATGAGCTCATAATTGACCTTCAGGCTATCGAGGTTCGGGTTGGGTTTCTTGATGAGCTTCCTGGCCTTTTCGAGCTTTCCCCTATGGGAGAAACCGATCTCACTTAGGAACCTCTCCACGTTCTCTGAGCCTGAAATTGTGACGTGGTAGTATGTCTTACCCCGAACTTTTTTCTCCCGTATCTTCGAAATTATTCCGAAACCTGCCAGGGCATAGGTAATCTGCTCCGCCATCTCCCTGCTGGCGGTTGCGAGCACTATGCCGTTGTTCTCAACGCCGCCATCGCAGTCAAAGTATGCCCTGAGGAAGGAGCGGATCCCCTCCCAGCCTTTCTCCGGTATGTAAACCTTATCTGCTTTTCTTCCGGCCAAACCAAGCGAACTTACGAGCTCCCAGGCCCTCTTGGAGTTCACGTAAACGTCCGGTGCCCTGTTCTTGTGGATTCTCTCCTTAATCTTTGCATCGGGGAAGAGTCTCTCAGTCAGCTCCATAAAGCGCCGTCTTAAAGATGGATCAGTGTTTGTAAAGGTGATTACGTTGTTCTTTGAGTCGGCGTGGCCGTCCCCAATGAAATAGCCTAGCCATTCAGCCAGCGGGTCTTCCTCTCTTATGGCCGGAAGGAAGCGCGGAACTGCGAGCCTGTCACCTGGCTCGAGGTTCTCAGCCTTTACCCACCTGATTTCCCCGTTCTTCCTGTTCACGAGGAGCGGGTGATAAGGGGTAACCTTGAGCTCCCTTCCGAGGCGAGTTCCTATTCTTATCAGCCTCCTGGCCCTGTCCTTGTAGACGTACTGAACCTCAAGCTCCCTCAACTTTCCATCCTCGTCTATCCCGAGGACTTTAAGGCCTTTAACGGGTGTCGGTCCGAACCTGCCATCTGAAACTTTTTCAACAAGCTCCCCCAGCTCAAAGAGCTGACCGTTGGCGATGACGTTGGTATCTCCCGTGAGGCACTTCCCTACACCGGGCGGCCCTGCAAAGAGAAGATGGGGCATTGAACCGGTTTTAGCGTAATGTTTGAGCCTCCTGACTATGTGTGCCTGTCCGACTATATCCTCAAGCTTCTCGGGCCTGTACTTCTCAACCCACGGCTTCTCGAGAATTTTAACTTCCTTAACGGCTTCACTCATACCCATCACCTTGACCTAAAGAATAGGGGGACGGGAAATATATAAACTTGTTGAGGGCTCACTCCTCGAACCTGAGCTTCAACCCGGTGTGCTCCGCCTTTATGCGTTCTATCTTCTCCTCTATCTCTTCACTTAGCTCCCTGAGCTTCTGTGCCAGGGTTGAAAGCTCTGCTATGGCCTCTTCGAGCGCCTTTTCCCGCTCCTCGACCTCCTCCATTGCCTTTGCGAGTTTCTCCTCCTCGCTCTTCCTGTAGACCTCAATCTTTAGGCCGTCGTAGTCCCACCTTATGCCCCCCTCCGATATCGCGAAGGGAACGCTTATCCTGACCACGTCGCCCTTCTCAACGCCCATCTCCTGG
It includes:
- a CDS encoding LAGLIDADG family homing endonuclease, with protein sequence MNVIREKVKEFARTKPVAGASFKIIFLDEADALTQDAQQALRRTMEMFSNNVRFILSCVTGDTKIYTPDEREVKIKDFLRFYEDGLVKEVSNKKGRDTVIAAVAFNSKIIGHPVFRLTLESGRVIEATGDHMFLTPSGWAQTYDLKEGSEVLVKPTLEGTPYEVSPEPIIDLREFYEFTTRLELENGKKPLGEAKSFRELTTKDKERVLARALELKAEMGRGLTEREAEILREIPAEWTPREEIQKNVGLSRVRVNQLLKSLGEKGYVERRIEGKSQLVRKLRDGVPLRNAADVKRILEREFGIRISYGAVKQLLAGKLDGPAYHLLREVKEKWLVRYDDEKAGVLARILGFLLGDGHLAKGGTRIWFNSSREELEALAKDLRMLGLKPSEIIERESSSEIRGRKVEGKIHMLYVDSRAFHALMRFWGVEVGNKTKKGYRVPEWIKKGTLFVKREFLRGLFAADGTKPYPEKYNFNGIKLEMRAARESLEKTTEFFNDLAELLREFDVDSKVIVSPMGDRFIVRLIVTPNDSNYLKFLTRVGYTYVKDSYARVAGEYLRIKMAYKEIILPQMAEEAVELAAKTNPTHAAKMLGVKRDFVVNRLKGVHIGLTRDFMTFEEFMRERVSGDYVVERVVKKEELGYMDVYDVTCASDHSFISNGLVSHNCNYSSKIIEPIQSRCAIFRFRPLNDDAIAERIRYIAENEGLELTEEGLEALLYVAEGDMRRAINVLQAAAALDTKITDENVFTVASRARPEDVREMMKLALEGNFLKARDKLREILLKQGLSGEDVIIQMHKEVFNLPISEPKKVALADKIGEYNFRLVEGAHEMIQLEALLAQFTLMGK
- a CDS encoding single- stranded DNA-binding family protein, with translation MRLSTGFVRASGYARKVRRVLFAIAGGKVPPQEIVRAAGELNRFIFERFQEMGVEKGDVVRISVPFAISEGGIRWDYDGLKIEVYRKSEEEKLAKAMEEVEEREKALEEAIAELSTLAQKLRELSEEIEEKIERIKAEHTGLKLRFEE